The window GGGATAACGAGACGAAGCTATATCCGTACACTGTGGAGGGAGATTAGAGGCCTGTCGACTTCTAATCTCTTCCCGAGATCTACTGGTGTGGTCGGTAGGATGGCTGTGATAGTGGAATGAGGATGAATCAGGCTGATCTCTGTGTTCCCAGGGTGGTCGGGCTGGAGCAGCACGTAAATGTCGTCCTGTAGGGCTTGAAGAGTTCTGTGAGCCCTCAAACACTGGTTGGGGCTTGCTGCTTTTGGCCATCCCGTCAAGATAGTCGCGATCATGGAACGTAGCCATGTCTAAACGTCGCCGGCGTGTCGAAGACAGAACATGAGGCGTATTATAGTAGAGATGTGATGGAAGATATTATGTATAGGATATTCCAAGACGAGTCGAAAAGGCTCCCGAGCTATGTGTAAACGGCTTGAGTCTATAGTCTCCGAGCAACAATGGAACAACAAGGGAGCATGCAGAGACCCTAGGGAAGCTCAAGCAAATTGCAGTAAAACAATAACAGCAAACGAAGCCTCAAGTTGAAGGTGGTATTAAAATAGTGACAAGATGGCGTATCAAAATTTTGGGGCTTCAGAAATTGATAGGGGGGACAAAAGGGCTATGAGAGAGGGTGGAAAAGATTAACAAGCCCGGGGATTGGTGAATGTCGGAGGATGCCATTCACAATAGCGCTGCTCTTTCCCGTCGACAGCCGCCGCTGGATACTCTATTATGAGTGGACGAAGACAACCCTGCATGTCTCAGTAAATGTCTTGATTAGAGAAGGCCGTAAGGCCACTTGACGGCTCCGCCTATGTCGAGGACAACACGAGGAGCAGCGTGTCCGGGGGGCAAGGGAGATGTTTGAGCTGTTGATCGAGATGGACGATGGGACTAAATTCGGATACAGAGATTGATAAAGGAAGTCTGGATGCAATAACTGCGTAAAATAAAAGCTTCGTGGCCCGTATATGGTCCTGGGTATCTTGCGATTTGTTGATTCCTTCGTTTTCCCATCCACCTCCGTCCCGAGGTCGCAGAATCTCGACCAGCCGACAAGCGACGACGTCgaaaaaggggggaagaggaaagTAAAAGACGCAGAAGCATGTGCCTCTCTCTGCTCGATCGCTGCTCTCAGCAAGATACGCGCACGTCCGCACACGGGTAGTCGCGACAAAAAGCCCCGGCTAGGCAGCTGAACCTTTGTTTCGTGAGATCGTCCACCTTGGctcttcgtctcttcttccttctctgGTCTCTTGGCCCCAAAacattcttcctcttcacaATGGCCTTCTGATTCGCTTCTCAAAGACACGACCCCATAGTTGCGCCAGGCCGAGTTCAGGttcgtctctcttcctccgggGCTTTTTCTTAccacccctcccccccttccGATCCTCGTCCAAAGACGGACAATGCCGTCTTTGGAATGCGCGCCATCTGCCCTCTGGAATGCTACCTTGTgagacaaagacgacgatTCAAGACAAGAGCCAAGCCAAAAGTTTCTACTACACGTGATGATGGACCTTCTTCAGCGTTGCGTCCGACTCCGCCGCCTCTCTTCCCCGTTCTAGTGCGAATCCGCACGCATATCGCCATCCATCTTCGGCCACGAGGCGTCCTATAGCGTCAATACTTCTCCGTAACGTTGCCATATCTTCACGCCCATGCTTCTAGACAACGCAGCGAAACAAAGAGGAAGGGTGGAGCGCGAATCATGGCTCTCGGTCTTCAACGTTCTTCTCCACACTGGCTCGGTctggcctcttctctccctaAAGGCCCACGATGTCTCGGGGAGTTGGGCGTGCGGCGTAAGGGAGGCCGACACTGTTGTAGAAATATGCAGGACAATCTTGTTACATTGGCCACCTAAGAAACACGGCTTGCCCGCCATTTCAGAAACTTTCGTCCAAGCCCAATAGTTTGCCAGGGCTGTCTAGCCCCCGTACtcatactccgtacatcGTGCAGAAAACAgccaaaccaaaaaaagaaaaaagaaacacacGAGTGTCTAGGATTTCTGTTGAATCCGTCGTGACCTATAAACCAGTGGCGCTATCGGCACACCGCCCAGCGTCATCTTTCACAATGAGATCCTCCCCCCTTCACCCGATCTAGCCCTGCTCGTCTACAGCTTCTCAAAATCAAGGTTACAGATAGCCCCGTCCCGCCTCGCTAGCAAGAAGCGAGGCGCTACGGCGGGCGTCGAGGAAAAGATCTTCGCACTCGGACACATCCTGGACGTCAATCTGAGTACGGCCATTCGCCTTGGCAAGAATGCTGTTGGCATCACACGTCAGCTCTCTGTGTCTCATGTGAGGGACCTATTCATTCACGACCATGGGACTCACCTTGACGGTGTCAGCAGTTGTAGGCAGTATCTTAAGCTAACACGGACACCGTGCTCGGAAATTTTGTCAATGGCAGCGTCCGTAATAGACACACCCTCGGTTGTGGCCCGGAGcttgacaatcttcttgatctcgtcTGCCGAGTATGGGGACGTGGGGATGATGAGCATTCGGGCTAGGAAGTCGGGAGGAATGCCATGAGCCGCGACAACGTCGTCGGTACCTCTTATTGTGGACATTCCACGGTTGGATGCCAAAACCACAATGGGAGCGAGGTGTGATTCCAATGCTCGGTTTAAATAGGTGAAGCACTCCACATCGAGCATGTGAGCCTATTGTAATCCAGTGTTAGTCTCTGATACCAATAAACTTCCgccccttctctctctctctcttcccccagCATAAGGACATGGGGAAGATATTTACCTCGTCGATGAATAGGACGCCTGGGACTAACTCGGCTACGCCTTGGTCAATGTACTTTCCGACAACCTTGTTGATCTCGGCACGTAGTTTGTCGGTGATTTCTGTCATCTTGGGCTTCATCAGCTGGCCCATCATGCTCATGATATCCTGGCCACCCTGAGGTCTAGCGTTTGCAACATCAAGATCATGCAATGTGACGTCCTGCACgatttccttcttcttgtgcaCCTCGCCCTTGGGGATAGGCACGTattcttcggcttcgaggTCGAACTCGGTGGCATACGCATCGGATCGTCCCACTCTCTTGCAAGCACCAGTGTTCGCCTCGATGTAGATGACGTCGCCAACAGTGACTCTCTCCTTCTGAATGGCCTCGTAAATGCTGGGGTCGAGCcgaagcttcttctggccCTTGGCACTCTTCAATCCGATCAGCAGCGTGCTGATAGTCTTTCCGTAGCCGCCCAGTGGGTTCTCCGCCTCTTCTGGTGTAAGTTCGGTAACCTCGCCCTCGTAGACCTCCTTCGTTTCCCTGACCTTGAGGCCAATCGCTCTTCGGAAGTTCTCCATCAAGACTTCGGTCTTCTTGACTTCAGACGAGTAGATCTCGCTGCCAACGATCGGGCAAAAGGGAATCTTAGTACCCAATTCCTGGCTAATCGCAAGCGCCAGAGCTGTCTTTCCGGTTCCTGGGCCACCAGCTAACAGAACACCTCGACCAGCCATCTTGTGAGCTCGAATCAGATCGACAACAACGCCACATGactagaaaaaaaaaatcgtCAGCAGGCTgcagcaagagaaaagaatgcCAGGTGTAGAGACCGCTTACCTCTCGTGCGGGAACCTGGCCGACAAAGCCAGCAGCCTGTGTGT of the Trichoderma breve strain T069 chromosome 4, whole genome shotgun sequence genome contains:
- a CDS encoding ATPase family associated with various cellular activities (AAA) domain-containing protein; this encodes MVQISEVKGNKRDNRTAAHTHIKGLGLKSDGYADTQAAGFVGQVPARESCGVVVDLIRAHKMAGRGVLLAGGPGTGKTALALAISQELGTKIPFCPIVGSEIYSSEVKKTEVLMENFRRAIGLKVRETKEVYEGEVTELTPEEAENPLGGYGKTISTLLIGLKSAKGQKKLRLDPSIYEAIQKERVTVGDVIYIEANTGACKRVGRSDAYATEFDLEAEEYVPIPKGEVHKKKEIVQDVTLHDLDVANARPQGGQDIMSMMGQLMKPKMTEITDKLRAEINKVVGKYIDQGVAELVPGVLFIDEAHMLDVECFTYLNRALESHLAPIVVLASNRGMSTIRGTDDVVAAHGIPPDFLARMLIIPTSPYSADEIKKIVKLRATTEGVSITDAAIDKISEHGVRVSLRYCLQLLTPSSILAKANGRTQIDVQDVSECEDLFLDARRSASLLASEAGRGYL